The following DNA comes from candidate division WOR-3 bacterium.
TCTTTTTAACCTTTTCAAGAACTTCCATATGTTTACTTGCTTCAACATTTACAAGAACAAATGCCTTTACCATATTTTACCTCCTTTTGAAGTTTTAATTTTAAAATTTAAATTATAAAAAAATCAAGTAATATAAACAAAAAATCTTGTTTTCTTAATATCGTCAAATCCACCTAAATATCTTGAAAAGCCTTTAAACACCAAAACCTGCTGATAAACTAATTATAAATATCTTTTATAGCATCTTCAATTAATGGAAATTTAAATTTATAACCTTCCTTTAAAAGATTAAAGGGTATAACCCTCTGATTCTGCAATATCAAATTATCAGCCATTTCACCCATTATAATTTTTAAAATAAAATCAGGAATGTAAAATAAAAGGGGTCTTTTCAAAACCTTTGAAAAAGTCTTATAAAAATCAAAAGTTTTAACAGGGTTAGGAGAAACTAAATTAAAAATTCCTTTCAAATTTCTTTTATCAATAAAAAAAGAAAAAATCTTATAAACATCTTCAATGTGAATCCAGGAAATCCACCTCTCTTTATTACCTATAATTGAACCAAGAAAAAATTTAAAAGGTAATTCTATTTTTTTAATAAAACCACCATTACCCAAGACAATACCAAGTCTTGCAATAACTCTCCTTACTCCCATCTCTTCTATTAACTCTGAAGCTCTTTCCCACTCTTCTACTACATAGGAAAGAAATTTATTACCCTTTTCCCCATTTTCATTTATTTCTTCATCACCTCCATTATAATAACCTATGGCTGATGCTTGAATAAAAACTTCTGGTTTAACCTTAAAAGTGCTTATAAAATCACATAGTTTCTTTGTAAAATTTACCCTGCTTGTAAAAATTCTTTCTTTTTTAGATTCAGTCCACCTTAATGAAAAAATGTTTTCACCCGCAAGATTTATTACAGAATCAAAACCCTCAGTATCTATATTTCCAATTATATCTCTTCCATTCCATAAAAAAGCTTTGAATTTCGTTTTCTCGGGTTTTCTTGTAATAACAAAAATTTCATAACCCTTTTCATAGAACTTTTGTGAAATATAACTTCCTAAAAATCCACTTGCACCTGTAATCAAAATTCTCATATTTAAACAAATATTAAAAGAAATCCTGCTAATAGAGATAAAAAGGAACCAATTAGAAAGGGAATTTTAAGTCCAAAAGTTTCCCATAAAATTCCAAATATAAAAGATGCAATTAAAAGTCCGACACCCTGAAGAAAATAAAAAAGCCCAAATCCTGTTCCTTTTTTATCTTCAGGTAAAAAATCAGATATTATTGCTCTTTCAATCCCTTCTGTAAATCCATAATAAAATCCATAAAACATAAATAAAAATAAAAAGTTTTTTAAATCCTTT
Coding sequences within:
- a CDS encoding TIGR01777 family oxidoreductase — encoded protein: MRILITGASGFLGSYISQKFYEKGYEIFVITRKPEKTKFKAFLWNGRDIIGNIDTEGFDSVINLAGENIFSLRWTESKKERIFTSRVNFTKKLCDFISTFKVKPEVFIQASAIGYYNGGDEEINENGEKGNKFLSYVVEEWERASELIEEMGVRRVIARLGIVLGNGGFIKKIELPFKFFLGSIIGNKERWISWIHIEDVYKIFSFFIDKRNLKGIFNLVSPNPVKTFDFYKTFSKVLKRPLLFYIPDFILKIIMGEMADNLILQNQRVIPFNLLKEGYKFKFPLIEDAIKDIYN